A portion of the Drosophila sechellia strain sech25 chromosome 2R, ASM438219v1, whole genome shotgun sequence genome contains these proteins:
- the LOC6608848 gene encoding dystrobrevin beta isoform X6: MELEPRVAILQDLRLQTFDSIRFASYRTASKLRYIQKSTNLHLVDIWNVIEAFRENGLNTLEPQSEVSVARLETLVSSLYHNLNKRLPTAQQVPVDSKAGLLLNWLLAAYTSDNSGKIRVFSIKVALATMCSGKLVDKLRYIFSQISDGAGQLVAWKLGEFLREVLALPAAVYESPTFHYKEGLEEEIFPTENKVTVNDFMATLMSEPGPSCLVWLPLVHRLATVETIVHPTVCSVCHKENFTGFRYRCQRCHAYQLCQECFWHGKTSLNHQNDHEVKEYSSYKSPSKQIGHSLRKSFRCVPEKTVQVLPRFPDQPEKTLNLSHIVPPSPLPSHNGFSDPSGLVHGHHGPHPGLPGQHGLFDRSSTLDSRATGRSLDSASGTAGTTMSRVAAASANDEEHRLIARYAARLAQENRAPSNLPDNATPIGTDNSRAQRELIAQLESKNKEIMREIARLRRQQETEQMAPENPALINELRALRQRKGELEGHLGALQDSRRQLMEQLEGLMRMLKNQQTASPRSTPNSSPRSGKSPPMPGGAGILGTSPMSALHAQQMQQHPMAGGVRASQQQLLQQQQQAHGHGPFSQSQLEQLNQISSDMRSAFAANGSAKFYVSTGKCE; encoded by the exons ATGGAGCTGGAGCCGCGCGTGGCCATACTGCAGGACCTGCGCCTGCAGACCTTCGACTCCATTAGATTTGCCTCCTACCGTACCGCCTCCAAGCTGCGCTACATACAGAAGTCCACAAATCTGCACTTGGTGGACATATGGAATGTGATCGAGGCCTTTCGCGAGAATGGCCTGAACACCCTGGAGCCGCAGAGCGAGGTGAGCGTGGCCAGGCTGGAAACCCTGGTCTCCTCCCTCTACCATAACCTCAACAAGCGCCTGCCCACCGCTCAGCAGGTGCCCGTGGACTCGAAGGCGGGTCTGCTGCTCAACTGGCTGCTGGCCGCGTACACAAG TGATAACTCGGGCAAGATACGCGTTTTCTCCATCAAAGTGGCCCTGGCCACTATGTGCTCTGGCAAGCTGGTGGACAAACTAAGAT ATATATTCTCGCAGATCTCGGATGGCGCTGGACAGCTGGTGGCCTGGAAGCTGGGCGAGTTCCTGCGCGAAGTGCTGGCCCTGCCGGCGGCCGTGTACGAGTCGCCCACATTCCACTACAAGGAGGGGCTCGAGGAGGAGATCTTCCCGACCGAGAATAAGGTGACGGTGAACGACTTTATGGCCACGCTGATGTCCGAGCCGGGGCCGTCCTGCCTCGTCTGGCTGCCGCTGGTGCACCGGCTGGCCACCGTGGAGACCATTGTGCATCCGACTGTCTGCTCTGTTTGCCACAAGGAAAACTTCACCGGGTTTCGTTATCGCTGTCAGCGGTGTCACGCCTACCAGTTGTGTCAGGAGTGCTTCTGGCACGGCAAGACATCGCTGAATCACCAGAACGATCACGAGGTCAAGGAGTACTCGAGCTACAAGTCGCCTAGCAAACAGATCGGTCACTCGCTGCGCAAGAGCTTCCGCTGTGTGCCCGAGAAGACGGTGCAGGTGCTCCCCCGCTTCCCCGACCAGCCGGAGAAGACGCTCAACCTGTCGCACATCGTGCCGCCCTCGCCGCTGCCCTCGCACAACGGCTTCTCGGACCCCTCGGGCCTCGTACATGGCCACCACGGCCCGCATCCGGGTCTTCCGGGCCAGCACGGCCTTTTCGATCGCTCCAGCACGCTCGACTCGCGGGCCACAGGTCGCAGTCTGGACAGCGCCAGCGGCACGGCCGGCACAACCATGTCTCGCGTTGCCGCCGCATCTGCCAACGACGAGGAGCACCGCCTGATTGCCCGCTATGCCGCCAGATTGGCCCAGGAAAACCGAGCG CCATCCAACTTGCCCGACAATGCCACACCAATTGGCACAGATAACTCGCGAGCCCAACGCGAGCTAATTGCCCAACTGGAGTCCAAGAACAAGGAGATAATGCGGGAGATAGCGCGCCTGAGGCGTCAGCAGGAGACGGAGCAGATGGCGCCAGAGAATCCGGCGCTAATCAATGAACTGCGTGCTCTACGGCAGCGGAAAGGAGAACTAGAGGGCCACCTGGGTGCCCTGCAGGATTCGCGACGACAGCTAATGGAGCAACTGGAGGGACTGATGCGAATGCTGAAGAACCAGCAGACAGCATCGCCTCGTTCCACGCCCAACTCGAGTCCTCGTTCCGGTAAATCCCCACCAATGCCCGGCGGAGCTGGTATCCTGGGCACCTCCCCCATGAGTGCTCTGCACGCCCAGCAGATGCAGCAACATCCGATGGCCGGAGGAGTCAGagccagccagcagcaactcctccaacagcagcagcaggctcaTGGCCACGGGCCATTTAGCCAGAGCCAGCTGGAGCAGCTCAACCAGATTAGCAGCGATATGCGCAGCGCCTTCGCCGCCAACGGAAGTGCAA AGTTCTATGTTTCCACAGGCAAATGCGAATAG
- the LOC6608848 gene encoding dystrobrevin beta isoform X3, translated as MELEPRVAILQDLRLQTFDSIRFASYRTASKLRYIQKSTNLHLVDIWNVIEAFRENGLNTLEPQSEVSVARLETLVSSLYHNLNKRLPTAQQVPVDSKAGLLLNWLLAAYTSDNSGKIRVFSIKVALATMCSGKLVDKLRYIFSQISDGAGQLVAWKLGEFLREVLALPAAVYESPTFHYKEGLEEEIFPTENKVTVNDFMATLMSEPGPSCLVWLPLVHRLATVETIVHPTVCSVCHKENFTGFRYRCQRCHAYQLCQECFWHGKTSLNHQNDHEVKEYSSYKSPSKQIGHSLRKSFRCVPEKTVQVLPRFPDQPEKTLNLSHIVPPSPLPSHNGFSDPSGLVHGHHGPHPGLPGQHGLFDRSSTLDSRATGRSLDSASGTAGTTMSRVAAASANDEEHRLIARYAARLAQENRAPSNLPDNATPIGTDNSRAQRELIAQLESKNKEIMREIARLRRQQETEQMAPENPALINELRALRQRKGELEGHLGALQDSRRQLMEQLEGLMRMLKNQQTASPRSTPNSSPRSGKSPPMPGGAGILGTSPMSALHAQQMQQHPMAGGVRASQQQLLQQQQQAHGHGPFSQSQLEQLNQISSDMRSAFAANGSATPPPMRTTTANVSAIPSLNPIPNQNQNPNSHLNPDAELNEAADHLTSAISHMVSDLNADFDESQSYNQEWNEKANANSQWQEQFAQWSLNSQKN; from the exons ATGGAGCTGGAGCCGCGCGTGGCCATACTGCAGGACCTGCGCCTGCAGACCTTCGACTCCATTAGATTTGCCTCCTACCGTACCGCCTCCAAGCTGCGCTACATACAGAAGTCCACAAATCTGCACTTGGTGGACATATGGAATGTGATCGAGGCCTTTCGCGAGAATGGCCTGAACACCCTGGAGCCGCAGAGCGAGGTGAGCGTGGCCAGGCTGGAAACCCTGGTCTCCTCCCTCTACCATAACCTCAACAAGCGCCTGCCCACCGCTCAGCAGGTGCCCGTGGACTCGAAGGCGGGTCTGCTGCTCAACTGGCTGCTGGCCGCGTACACAAG TGATAACTCGGGCAAGATACGCGTTTTCTCCATCAAAGTGGCCCTGGCCACTATGTGCTCTGGCAAGCTGGTGGACAAACTAAGAT ATATATTCTCGCAGATCTCGGATGGCGCTGGACAGCTGGTGGCCTGGAAGCTGGGCGAGTTCCTGCGCGAAGTGCTGGCCCTGCCGGCGGCCGTGTACGAGTCGCCCACATTCCACTACAAGGAGGGGCTCGAGGAGGAGATCTTCCCGACCGAGAATAAGGTGACGGTGAACGACTTTATGGCCACGCTGATGTCCGAGCCGGGGCCGTCCTGCCTCGTCTGGCTGCCGCTGGTGCACCGGCTGGCCACCGTGGAGACCATTGTGCATCCGACTGTCTGCTCTGTTTGCCACAAGGAAAACTTCACCGGGTTTCGTTATCGCTGTCAGCGGTGTCACGCCTACCAGTTGTGTCAGGAGTGCTTCTGGCACGGCAAGACATCGCTGAATCACCAGAACGATCACGAGGTCAAGGAGTACTCGAGCTACAAGTCGCCTAGCAAACAGATCGGTCACTCGCTGCGCAAGAGCTTCCGCTGTGTGCCCGAGAAGACGGTGCAGGTGCTCCCCCGCTTCCCCGACCAGCCGGAGAAGACGCTCAACCTGTCGCACATCGTGCCGCCCTCGCCGCTGCCCTCGCACAACGGCTTCTCGGACCCCTCGGGCCTCGTACATGGCCACCACGGCCCGCATCCGGGTCTTCCGGGCCAGCACGGCCTTTTCGATCGCTCCAGCACGCTCGACTCGCGGGCCACAGGTCGCAGTCTGGACAGCGCCAGCGGCACGGCCGGCACAACCATGTCTCGCGTTGCCGCCGCATCTGCCAACGACGAGGAGCACCGCCTGATTGCCCGCTATGCCGCCAGATTGGCCCAGGAAAACCGAGCG CCATCCAACTTGCCCGACAATGCCACACCAATTGGCACAGATAACTCGCGAGCCCAACGCGAGCTAATTGCCCAACTGGAGTCCAAGAACAAGGAGATAATGCGGGAGATAGCGCGCCTGAGGCGTCAGCAGGAGACGGAGCAGATGGCGCCAGAGAATCCGGCGCTAATCAATGAACTGCGTGCTCTACGGCAGCGGAAAGGAGAACTAGAGGGCCACCTGGGTGCCCTGCAGGATTCGCGACGACAGCTAATGGAGCAACTGGAGGGACTGATGCGAATGCTGAAGAACCAGCAGACAGCATCGCCTCGTTCCACGCCCAACTCGAGTCCTCGTTCCGGTAAATCCCCACCAATGCCCGGCGGAGCTGGTATCCTGGGCACCTCCCCCATGAGTGCTCTGCACGCCCAGCAGATGCAGCAACATCCGATGGCCGGAGGAGTCAGagccagccagcagcaactcctccaacagcagcagcaggctcaTGGCCACGGGCCATTTAGCCAGAGCCAGCTGGAGCAGCTCAACCAGATTAGCAGCGATATGCGCAGCGCCTTCGCCGCCAACGGAAGTGCAA CGCCACCGCCAATGCGCACCACCACTGCCAATGTCAGTGCCATTCCCAGCCTCAATCCGATtccgaatcagaatcagaatccgAATTCGCATCTGAATCCCGACGCGGAGCTCAATGAGGCTGCCGATCATCTAACGTCGGCCATTTCGCACATGGTCAGCGACCTGAACGCAG ATTTCGACGAATCTCAATCGTATAACCAAGAGTGGAATGAAAAG GCAAATGCGAATAGCCAATGGCAGGAGCAGTTTGCTCAATGGAGTCTTAATTCGCAGAAGAACTAG
- the LOC6608848 gene encoding dystrobrevin beta isoform X5: MELEPRVAILQDLRLQTFDSIRFASYRTASKLRYIQKSTNLHLVDIWNVIEAFRENGLNTLEPQSEVSVARLETLVSSLYHNLNKRLPTAQQVPVDSKAGLLLNWLLAAYTSDNSGKIRVFSIKVALATMCSGKLVDKLRYIFSQISDGAGQLVAWKLGEFLREVLALPAAVYESPTFHYKEGLEEEIFPTENKVTVNDFMATLMSEPGPSCLVWLPLVHRLATVETIVHPTVCSVCHKENFTGFRYRCQRCHAYQLCQECFWHGKTSLNHQNDHEVKEYSSYKSPSKQIGHSLRKSFRCVPEKTVQVLPRFPDQPEKTLNLSHIVPPSPLPSHNGFSDPSGLVHGHHGPHPGLPGQHGLFDRSSTLDSRATGRSLDSASGTAGTTMSRVAAASANDEEHRLIARYAARLAQENRAPSNLPDNATPIGTDNSRAQRELIAQLESKNKEIMREIARLRRQQETEQMAPENPALINELRALRQRKGELEGHLGALQDSRRQLMEQLEGLMRMLKNQQTASPRSTPNSSPRSGKSPPMPGGAGILGTSPMSALHAQQMQQHPMAGGVRASQQQLLQQQQQAHGHGPFSQSQLEQLNQISSDMRSAFAANGSANFDESQSYNQEWNEKANANSQWQEQFAQWSLNSQKN, translated from the exons ATGGAGCTGGAGCCGCGCGTGGCCATACTGCAGGACCTGCGCCTGCAGACCTTCGACTCCATTAGATTTGCCTCCTACCGTACCGCCTCCAAGCTGCGCTACATACAGAAGTCCACAAATCTGCACTTGGTGGACATATGGAATGTGATCGAGGCCTTTCGCGAGAATGGCCTGAACACCCTGGAGCCGCAGAGCGAGGTGAGCGTGGCCAGGCTGGAAACCCTGGTCTCCTCCCTCTACCATAACCTCAACAAGCGCCTGCCCACCGCTCAGCAGGTGCCCGTGGACTCGAAGGCGGGTCTGCTGCTCAACTGGCTGCTGGCCGCGTACACAAG TGATAACTCGGGCAAGATACGCGTTTTCTCCATCAAAGTGGCCCTGGCCACTATGTGCTCTGGCAAGCTGGTGGACAAACTAAGAT ATATATTCTCGCAGATCTCGGATGGCGCTGGACAGCTGGTGGCCTGGAAGCTGGGCGAGTTCCTGCGCGAAGTGCTGGCCCTGCCGGCGGCCGTGTACGAGTCGCCCACATTCCACTACAAGGAGGGGCTCGAGGAGGAGATCTTCCCGACCGAGAATAAGGTGACGGTGAACGACTTTATGGCCACGCTGATGTCCGAGCCGGGGCCGTCCTGCCTCGTCTGGCTGCCGCTGGTGCACCGGCTGGCCACCGTGGAGACCATTGTGCATCCGACTGTCTGCTCTGTTTGCCACAAGGAAAACTTCACCGGGTTTCGTTATCGCTGTCAGCGGTGTCACGCCTACCAGTTGTGTCAGGAGTGCTTCTGGCACGGCAAGACATCGCTGAATCACCAGAACGATCACGAGGTCAAGGAGTACTCGAGCTACAAGTCGCCTAGCAAACAGATCGGTCACTCGCTGCGCAAGAGCTTCCGCTGTGTGCCCGAGAAGACGGTGCAGGTGCTCCCCCGCTTCCCCGACCAGCCGGAGAAGACGCTCAACCTGTCGCACATCGTGCCGCCCTCGCCGCTGCCCTCGCACAACGGCTTCTCGGACCCCTCGGGCCTCGTACATGGCCACCACGGCCCGCATCCGGGTCTTCCGGGCCAGCACGGCCTTTTCGATCGCTCCAGCACGCTCGACTCGCGGGCCACAGGTCGCAGTCTGGACAGCGCCAGCGGCACGGCCGGCACAACCATGTCTCGCGTTGCCGCCGCATCTGCCAACGACGAGGAGCACCGCCTGATTGCCCGCTATGCCGCCAGATTGGCCCAGGAAAACCGAGCG CCATCCAACTTGCCCGACAATGCCACACCAATTGGCACAGATAACTCGCGAGCCCAACGCGAGCTAATTGCCCAACTGGAGTCCAAGAACAAGGAGATAATGCGGGAGATAGCGCGCCTGAGGCGTCAGCAGGAGACGGAGCAGATGGCGCCAGAGAATCCGGCGCTAATCAATGAACTGCGTGCTCTACGGCAGCGGAAAGGAGAACTAGAGGGCCACCTGGGTGCCCTGCAGGATTCGCGACGACAGCTAATGGAGCAACTGGAGGGACTGATGCGAATGCTGAAGAACCAGCAGACAGCATCGCCTCGTTCCACGCCCAACTCGAGTCCTCGTTCCGGTAAATCCCCACCAATGCCCGGCGGAGCTGGTATCCTGGGCACCTCCCCCATGAGTGCTCTGCACGCCCAGCAGATGCAGCAACATCCGATGGCCGGAGGAGTCAGagccagccagcagcaactcctccaacagcagcagcaggctcaTGGCCACGGGCCATTTAGCCAGAGCCAGCTGGAGCAGCTCAACCAGATTAGCAGCGATATGCGCAGCGCCTTCGCCGCCAACGGAAGTGCAA ATTTCGACGAATCTCAATCGTATAACCAAGAGTGGAATGAAAAG GCAAATGCGAATAGCCAATGGCAGGAGCAGTTTGCTCAATGGAGTCTTAATTCGCAGAAGAACTAG
- the LOC6608848 gene encoding dystrobrevin beta isoform X2, translated as MELEPRVAILQDLRLQTFDSIRFASYRTASKLRYIQKSTNLHLVDIWNVIEAFRENGLNTLEPQSEVSVARLETLVSSLYHNLNKRLPTAQQVPVDSKAGLLLNWLLAAYTSDNSGKIRVFSIKVALATMCSGKLVDKLRYIFSQISDGAGQLVAWKLGEFLREVLALPAAVYESPTFHYKEGLEEEIFPTENKVTVNDFMATLMSEPGPSCLVWLPLVHRLATVETIVHPTVCSVCHKENFTGFRYRCQRCHAYQLCQECFWHGKTSLNHQNDHEVKEYSSYKSPSKQIGHSLRKSFRCVPEKTVQVLPRFPDQPEKTLNLSHIVPPSPLPSHNGFSDPSGLVHGHHGPHPGLPGQHGLFDRSSTLDSRATGRSLDSASGTAGTTMSRVAAASANDEEHRLIARYAARLAQENRAPSNLPDNATPIGTDNSRAQRELIAQLESKNKEIMREIARLRRQQETEQMAPENPALINELRALRQRKGELEGHLGALQDSRRQLMEQLEGLMRMLKNQQTASPRSTPNSSPRSGKSPPMPGGAGILGTSPMSALHAQQMQQHPMAGGVRASQQQLLQQQQQAHGHGPFSQSQLEQLNQISSDMRSAFAANGSATPPPMRTTTANVSAIPSLNPIPNQNQNPNSHLNPDAELNEAADHLTSAISHMVSDLNAGRGRAQQLSPQPASSLPQARFIMPLDYYPNRRHKKKCCKY; from the exons ATGGAGCTGGAGCCGCGCGTGGCCATACTGCAGGACCTGCGCCTGCAGACCTTCGACTCCATTAGATTTGCCTCCTACCGTACCGCCTCCAAGCTGCGCTACATACAGAAGTCCACAAATCTGCACTTGGTGGACATATGGAATGTGATCGAGGCCTTTCGCGAGAATGGCCTGAACACCCTGGAGCCGCAGAGCGAGGTGAGCGTGGCCAGGCTGGAAACCCTGGTCTCCTCCCTCTACCATAACCTCAACAAGCGCCTGCCCACCGCTCAGCAGGTGCCCGTGGACTCGAAGGCGGGTCTGCTGCTCAACTGGCTGCTGGCCGCGTACACAAG TGATAACTCGGGCAAGATACGCGTTTTCTCCATCAAAGTGGCCCTGGCCACTATGTGCTCTGGCAAGCTGGTGGACAAACTAAGAT ATATATTCTCGCAGATCTCGGATGGCGCTGGACAGCTGGTGGCCTGGAAGCTGGGCGAGTTCCTGCGCGAAGTGCTGGCCCTGCCGGCGGCCGTGTACGAGTCGCCCACATTCCACTACAAGGAGGGGCTCGAGGAGGAGATCTTCCCGACCGAGAATAAGGTGACGGTGAACGACTTTATGGCCACGCTGATGTCCGAGCCGGGGCCGTCCTGCCTCGTCTGGCTGCCGCTGGTGCACCGGCTGGCCACCGTGGAGACCATTGTGCATCCGACTGTCTGCTCTGTTTGCCACAAGGAAAACTTCACCGGGTTTCGTTATCGCTGTCAGCGGTGTCACGCCTACCAGTTGTGTCAGGAGTGCTTCTGGCACGGCAAGACATCGCTGAATCACCAGAACGATCACGAGGTCAAGGAGTACTCGAGCTACAAGTCGCCTAGCAAACAGATCGGTCACTCGCTGCGCAAGAGCTTCCGCTGTGTGCCCGAGAAGACGGTGCAGGTGCTCCCCCGCTTCCCCGACCAGCCGGAGAAGACGCTCAACCTGTCGCACATCGTGCCGCCCTCGCCGCTGCCCTCGCACAACGGCTTCTCGGACCCCTCGGGCCTCGTACATGGCCACCACGGCCCGCATCCGGGTCTTCCGGGCCAGCACGGCCTTTTCGATCGCTCCAGCACGCTCGACTCGCGGGCCACAGGTCGCAGTCTGGACAGCGCCAGCGGCACGGCCGGCACAACCATGTCTCGCGTTGCCGCCGCATCTGCCAACGACGAGGAGCACCGCCTGATTGCCCGCTATGCCGCCAGATTGGCCCAGGAAAACCGAGCG CCATCCAACTTGCCCGACAATGCCACACCAATTGGCACAGATAACTCGCGAGCCCAACGCGAGCTAATTGCCCAACTGGAGTCCAAGAACAAGGAGATAATGCGGGAGATAGCGCGCCTGAGGCGTCAGCAGGAGACGGAGCAGATGGCGCCAGAGAATCCGGCGCTAATCAATGAACTGCGTGCTCTACGGCAGCGGAAAGGAGAACTAGAGGGCCACCTGGGTGCCCTGCAGGATTCGCGACGACAGCTAATGGAGCAACTGGAGGGACTGATGCGAATGCTGAAGAACCAGCAGACAGCATCGCCTCGTTCCACGCCCAACTCGAGTCCTCGTTCCGGTAAATCCCCACCAATGCCCGGCGGAGCTGGTATCCTGGGCACCTCCCCCATGAGTGCTCTGCACGCCCAGCAGATGCAGCAACATCCGATGGCCGGAGGAGTCAGagccagccagcagcaactcctccaacagcagcagcaggctcaTGGCCACGGGCCATTTAGCCAGAGCCAGCTGGAGCAGCTCAACCAGATTAGCAGCGATATGCGCAGCGCCTTCGCCGCCAACGGAAGTGCAA CGCCACCGCCAATGCGCACCACCACTGCCAATGTCAGTGCCATTCCCAGCCTCAATCCGATtccgaatcagaatcagaatccgAATTCGCATCTGAATCCCGACGCGGAGCTCAATGAGGCTGCCGATCATCTAACGTCGGCCATTTCGCACATGGTCAGCGACCTGAACGCAG GACGGGGGAGGGCACAGCAGCTGAGTCCCCAGCCGGCGAGCTCCCTACCGCAGGCTCGCTTCATCATGCCACTGG ATTATTACCCCAATAGACGGCATAAGAAAAAATGCTGCAAATATTGA
- the LOC6608848 gene encoding dystrobrevin beta isoform X1: MELEPRVAILQDLRLQTFDSIRFASYRTASKLRYIQKSTNLHLVDIWNVIEAFRENGLNTLEPQSEVSVARLETLVSSLYHNLNKRLPTAQQVPVDSKAGLLLNWLLAAYTSDNSGKIRVFSIKVALATMCSGKLVDKLRYIFSQISDGAGQLVAWKLGEFLREVLALPAAVYESPTFHYKEGLEEEIFPTENKVTVNDFMATLMSEPGPSCLVWLPLVHRLATVETIVHPTVCSVCHKENFTGFRYRCQRCHAYQLCQECFWHGKTSLNHQNDHEVKEYSSYKSPSKQIGHSLRKSFRCVPEKTVQVLPRFPDQPEKTLNLSHIVPPSPLPSHNGFSDPSGLVHGHHGPHPGLPGQHGLFDRSSTLDSRATGRSLDSASGTAGTTMSRVAAASANDEEHRLIARYAARLAQENRAPSNLPDNATPIGTDNSRAQRELIAQLESKNKEIMREIARLRRQQETEQMAPENPALINELRALRQRKGELEGHLGALQDSRRQLMEQLEGLMRMLKNQQTASPRSTPNSSPRSGKSPPMPGGAGILGTSPMSALHAQQMQQHPMAGGVRASQQQLLQQQQQAHGHGPFSQSQLEQLNQISSDMRSAFAANGSATPPPMRTTTANVSAIPSLNPIPNQNQNPNSHLNPDAELNEAADHLTSAISHMVSDLNAGRGRAQQLSPQPASSLPQARFIMPLEFRHIEGGESEDSSQCECNDCECGEYEEVFRTDEDLECEGAAAPYNVYPSSGVHEEDHFDYTFGQGEELSQVNRILGYRNHPELFIDDEQAGFPALHEIGETIDELQLIMHAYIMKYSLNI; the protein is encoded by the exons ATGGAGCTGGAGCCGCGCGTGGCCATACTGCAGGACCTGCGCCTGCAGACCTTCGACTCCATTAGATTTGCCTCCTACCGTACCGCCTCCAAGCTGCGCTACATACAGAAGTCCACAAATCTGCACTTGGTGGACATATGGAATGTGATCGAGGCCTTTCGCGAGAATGGCCTGAACACCCTGGAGCCGCAGAGCGAGGTGAGCGTGGCCAGGCTGGAAACCCTGGTCTCCTCCCTCTACCATAACCTCAACAAGCGCCTGCCCACCGCTCAGCAGGTGCCCGTGGACTCGAAGGCGGGTCTGCTGCTCAACTGGCTGCTGGCCGCGTACACAAG TGATAACTCGGGCAAGATACGCGTTTTCTCCATCAAAGTGGCCCTGGCCACTATGTGCTCTGGCAAGCTGGTGGACAAACTAAGAT ATATATTCTCGCAGATCTCGGATGGCGCTGGACAGCTGGTGGCCTGGAAGCTGGGCGAGTTCCTGCGCGAAGTGCTGGCCCTGCCGGCGGCCGTGTACGAGTCGCCCACATTCCACTACAAGGAGGGGCTCGAGGAGGAGATCTTCCCGACCGAGAATAAGGTGACGGTGAACGACTTTATGGCCACGCTGATGTCCGAGCCGGGGCCGTCCTGCCTCGTCTGGCTGCCGCTGGTGCACCGGCTGGCCACCGTGGAGACCATTGTGCATCCGACTGTCTGCTCTGTTTGCCACAAGGAAAACTTCACCGGGTTTCGTTATCGCTGTCAGCGGTGTCACGCCTACCAGTTGTGTCAGGAGTGCTTCTGGCACGGCAAGACATCGCTGAATCACCAGAACGATCACGAGGTCAAGGAGTACTCGAGCTACAAGTCGCCTAGCAAACAGATCGGTCACTCGCTGCGCAAGAGCTTCCGCTGTGTGCCCGAGAAGACGGTGCAGGTGCTCCCCCGCTTCCCCGACCAGCCGGAGAAGACGCTCAACCTGTCGCACATCGTGCCGCCCTCGCCGCTGCCCTCGCACAACGGCTTCTCGGACCCCTCGGGCCTCGTACATGGCCACCACGGCCCGCATCCGGGTCTTCCGGGCCAGCACGGCCTTTTCGATCGCTCCAGCACGCTCGACTCGCGGGCCACAGGTCGCAGTCTGGACAGCGCCAGCGGCACGGCCGGCACAACCATGTCTCGCGTTGCCGCCGCATCTGCCAACGACGAGGAGCACCGCCTGATTGCCCGCTATGCCGCCAGATTGGCCCAGGAAAACCGAGCG CCATCCAACTTGCCCGACAATGCCACACCAATTGGCACAGATAACTCGCGAGCCCAACGCGAGCTAATTGCCCAACTGGAGTCCAAGAACAAGGAGATAATGCGGGAGATAGCGCGCCTGAGGCGTCAGCAGGAGACGGAGCAGATGGCGCCAGAGAATCCGGCGCTAATCAATGAACTGCGTGCTCTACGGCAGCGGAAAGGAGAACTAGAGGGCCACCTGGGTGCCCTGCAGGATTCGCGACGACAGCTAATGGAGCAACTGGAGGGACTGATGCGAATGCTGAAGAACCAGCAGACAGCATCGCCTCGTTCCACGCCCAACTCGAGTCCTCGTTCCGGTAAATCCCCACCAATGCCCGGCGGAGCTGGTATCCTGGGCACCTCCCCCATGAGTGCTCTGCACGCCCAGCAGATGCAGCAACATCCGATGGCCGGAGGAGTCAGagccagccagcagcaactcctccaacagcagcagcaggctcaTGGCCACGGGCCATTTAGCCAGAGCCAGCTGGAGCAGCTCAACCAGATTAGCAGCGATATGCGCAGCGCCTTCGCCGCCAACGGAAGTGCAA CGCCACCGCCAATGCGCACCACCACTGCCAATGTCAGTGCCATTCCCAGCCTCAATCCGATtccgaatcagaatcagaatccgAATTCGCATCTGAATCCCGACGCGGAGCTCAATGAGGCTGCCGATCATCTAACGTCGGCCATTTCGCACATGGTCAGCGACCTGAACGCAG GACGGGGGAGGGCACAGCAGCTGAGTCCCCAGCCGGCGAGCTCCCTACCGCAGGCTCGCTTCATCATGCCACTGG AATTCCGACACATCGAGGGTGGCGAGTCCGAGGACTCGAGTCAGTGCGAGTGCAACGATTGCGAGTGCGGGGAGTACGAGGAGGTGTTCCGCACCGACGAGGACCTCGAGTGCGAGGGAGCTGCAGCTCCATACAACGTGTACCCTAGTAGCGGCGTTCACGAGGAGGACCACTTTGATTACACTTTCGGGCAGGGCGAGGAGCTGTCCCAGGTGAACCGCATCCTGGGCTATCGCAACCACCCGGAACTGTTCATCGACGATGAGCAGGCGGGTTTCCCGGCGCTGCACGAGATCGGTGAGACAATCGATGAACTGCAGTTGATCATGCACGCTTATATAATGAAGTATAGTCTGAATATATAA